A DNA window from Brassica napus cultivar Da-Ae chromosome A4, Da-Ae, whole genome shotgun sequence contains the following coding sequences:
- the LOC106449056 gene encoding probable WRKY transcription factor 46 isoform X2 — translation MLMEEKLVVKELEQGKELANQLMNSLNNPSSSSKESNEVLISEILHCFENTIAMMMNLDKKALKRSHERSDQSNKKRMLEKKKTEKVNICIGSGQEGTLLDDGHCWRKYGQKDIHGSKNPRGYYRCTHKFTRGCLAVKQVQKSDTNPLCYEVKYVESHTCDITQSATKHSLPVSEEAEQKLHDAKHSDDTVQHMKPEELMLSIEDLDYKKDIFRTFSFSNHEMDDDFLEWKDLMANLSPTTSESGITNEFHVSPTDDSCFSSLETLLGSTPDLSWM, via the exons ATGTTGATGGAAGAAAAGCTTGTGGTTAAGGAGCTGGAGCAAGGGAAAGAGTTAGCGAATCAGCTTATGAACAGTTTGAACAACCCTTCCTCGTCTTCGAAGGAATCAAACGAGGTCTTGATCTCGGAGATCCTCCATTGTTTCGAAAACACAATTGCTATGATGATGAATCTTGACAAGAAAGCACTTAAGAGAAGCCATGAGAGAAGTGATCAGAGTAACAAGAAGAG AATGTTGGAGAAGAAAAAGACAGAGAAAGTAAATATTTGTATCGGATCAGGACAAGAAGGAACTCTACTTGATGATGGTCATTGTTGGAGAAAATATGGTCAGAAAGATATTCATGGTTCCAAGAACCCTAG AGGATACTATAGATGTACACATAAATTCACAAGAGGTTGCTTGGCAGTGAAGCAAGTTCAAAAGTCAGACACAAACCCTTTGTGCTATGAAGTCAAGTACGTAGAGAGTCACACATGTGATATCACTCAATCAGCCACCAAACACTCTCTTCCTGTGTCCGAAGAAGCAGAACAAAAGCTACATGATGCAAAGCACTCTGATGACACGGTCCAACACATGAAGCCTGAAGAGTTGATGTTAAGTATTGAAGATCTTGATTACAAGAAGGATATTTTCAGGACGTTTTCATTCTCAAATCATGAGATGGATGATGATTTCCTAGAATGGAAAGATCTGATGGCGAATCTATCACCTACAACATCAGAATCTGGAATCACCAACGAGTTTCATGTTTCGCCAACGGATGATTCGTGTTTCTCTTCTTTGGAAACCCTTCTCGGTTCAACTCCCGATTTGTCGTGGATGTAA
- the LOC106449056 gene encoding probable WRKY transcription factor 46 isoform X1 produces the protein MLMEEKLVVKELEQGKELANQLMNSLNNPSSSSKESNEVLISEILHCFENTIAMMMNLDKKALKRSHERSDQSNKKRRMLEKKKTEKVNICIGSGQEGTLLDDGHCWRKYGQKDIHGSKNPRGYYRCTHKFTRGCLAVKQVQKSDTNPLCYEVKYVESHTCDITQSATKHSLPVSEEAEQKLHDAKHSDDTVQHMKPEELMLSIEDLDYKKDIFRTFSFSNHEMDDDFLEWKDLMANLSPTTSESGITNEFHVSPTDDSCFSSLETLLGSTPDLSWM, from the exons ATGTTGATGGAAGAAAAGCTTGTGGTTAAGGAGCTGGAGCAAGGGAAAGAGTTAGCGAATCAGCTTATGAACAGTTTGAACAACCCTTCCTCGTCTTCGAAGGAATCAAACGAGGTCTTGATCTCGGAGATCCTCCATTGTTTCGAAAACACAATTGCTATGATGATGAATCTTGACAAGAAAGCACTTAAGAGAAGCCATGAGAGAAGTGATCAGAGTAACAAGAAGAG AAGAATGTTGGAGAAGAAAAAGACAGAGAAAGTAAATATTTGTATCGGATCAGGACAAGAAGGAACTCTACTTGATGATGGTCATTGTTGGAGAAAATATGGTCAGAAAGATATTCATGGTTCCAAGAACCCTAG AGGATACTATAGATGTACACATAAATTCACAAGAGGTTGCTTGGCAGTGAAGCAAGTTCAAAAGTCAGACACAAACCCTTTGTGCTATGAAGTCAAGTACGTAGAGAGTCACACATGTGATATCACTCAATCAGCCACCAAACACTCTCTTCCTGTGTCCGAAGAAGCAGAACAAAAGCTACATGATGCAAAGCACTCTGATGACACGGTCCAACACATGAAGCCTGAAGAGTTGATGTTAAGTATTGAAGATCTTGATTACAAGAAGGATATTTTCAGGACGTTTTCATTCTCAAATCATGAGATGGATGATGATTTCCTAGAATGGAAAGATCTGATGGCGAATCTATCACCTACAACATCAGAATCTGGAATCACCAACGAGTTTCATGTTTCGCCAACGGATGATTCGTGTTTCTCTTCTTTGGAAACCCTTCTCGGTTCAACTCCCGATTTGTCGTGGATGTAA